In Gammaproteobacteria bacterium, the sequence GGCGAAGAGATCATCGACGGAGAAGCGCCCCTGATCGAAACGCGTGAACTGACCGATGTCGAGACCAAGGGCGCGACGGTGCAGCTCACAAACTTTCTCGGCCAAAGTCATCGCCTGACTTACGGCGTGGATTACTATCGCGACGATTACGACACCGGCAAGATTGAGATCGATCGGCCGACCGGCGTCGAGACTGCCATCCAGCCCGGTACGCCGGACGGCGCGTTTTACACCAGCATCGGCGCCTACGCGCAGGACGAATTCACGCTGACCGATCGCGCGGATTTGATTGCCGGCATTCGCTACAGCCGCTTCGAGACCGAGGGTGAGCTGGGCGCCGAAAACCTGAGTCTGGAGACCGATAGATTCACGGGCAGTCTCAACGCGCTGTATAGTGTCACGCCCTCGCTGCATCTCGTTGGCGGCGTCGCGCAGGGCTTTCGCGCGCCCAACATCGAGGACTTTTTCGGTCGCGTCGATTTCTTCAGCGAGATCCCGAACACGGCGTTGAAACCCGAGGAATCGATTAACGGCGAGATCGGTCTGAAGTTCTTCGAAGGCGGCACGTCGGCGGATATCTATTACTTCTACAGCGACTACGAAAACCTCATCGACCGCGTGGAGGTCGGCACCCAGCCCGACGGGACGCCGATCGTGCAGCGGCAGAATATAAATGAGGCGCGCATCCATGGCGTCGAGGCCGGTATCGCGCAAGGATTCAGCCGGCACTGGTGGGCCGCGGCGACCGTGGCCTGGACCGATGGCGAAGACAACAGCACGGGCGAGCCGTTGCGCCGCATCCCGCCGCTAAACGGATCACTGCGCGTGCGTTTCCTGCCGAGTTCACGGCTGTGGTTCGAGGCGGCCGCACTGGTGGCCGAGCGGCAGGACGAGCTTTCCGATGAGGATATTGAAGATCCGCGAATCGGGCCTGACGGTACCCCGGGCTACACCGTGTTTAACCTGAGCGCGGGTTACAGCCCGACCCCGCATCAGCAGCTACTGGTCACCCTTGAAAACTTAAGCGACAAGACCTACAAGACGCACGGCTCCGGGCTCTTCTTGCCTGGTCGCAGCGTAGCGATCACCTATAGAGTTGGATTCGAATAATCTGTATTGAAAACGGTGGGCCGCACGCGGAAGCGACCCACCATTTGTTTTCAGCATGCGGGGCGATCGGCTACTTCTCGCCGCACTTGCCCTCGCCGCATTTCCCTTCGCCTTTCTTATCTTTGCCGTATAACTTCTTCTTGTCCTTCATCTCGCCGCATTTTCCCTCACCGCACTTGCCTTCGCCCTTCTCGGCTACCGTGTAGCCGGAAGACAAGGCATTCATGCCGAACGGGTTTTCGTCCGCGTTGGCGACGGGCATAGCCGCGACGCCGGCGGTCAACGCCGCGCCAGCGGCGATGGCCAGAGGTTTCAGATTGCGTTTGCTCATTGGAAAGTCTCCGTGCGTGAATTGAGTGTGACGGGGCCCACCACGGGGTTTACTCCCGGAGATCGGGCTTACCAGCAGAACGGCGCCAAGCTTTTGAGCGCCTTAATTCCTGACTCCGGCATGGTAAAACCGATCCCCAATAAGTCCGAGGCAGGCATGGTTCTCAGGAGCGGGCGAGCTTCCCGCCGCGCCGATCGTGAATCGCCGCGATCGAGGCATCTTCGGGCGTTTTATCCGGATATTCGCACAAATCGGCAATGACGCACCGCGGACATTTCGGGCGGCGCGCGACGCACACGTAGCGCCCGTGCAGGATCAGCCAGTGATGCGCGTTGTGGCGGAATTCCGCGGGCACCAGACGCATTAGTCTGTCTTCAACTTCGGTGACGTTGCGGCCTTTGGCGATACGCGTGCGGTTGGCGACGCGGAACACGTGCGTATCCACCGCGATCGTGGCCTCGTCAAAGGCGTTGTTCAGGATCACGCTGGCGGTCTTGCGGCCCACTCCTGGCAGCGCCTGCAGTTGTTCCCGATTCCGCGGCACCTGCCCGCCGTGCCGCTCCAGGAGCATGCGGCAGGCGCCGATAATGTTTCTGGCCTTGCTGTTGTAAAGCCCGATGGTTTTTATGTACGACTTGAGCCCGTCTTCGCCGAGGTCGAGGATCGCGCGCGGCGTGCCGGCGACTGGAAACAGGCGCGCGGTGGCCTTGTTGACACTCACATCGGTGGCCTGCGCCGAGAGGATCACCGCCACCAGCAGTTCGAACGGCGACCCGTAAACCAGCTCGCCGCGTGGCTCCGGCAGCGCGGCGCGCAGGCGCGTGAATATCTCATGGCGCTTGCGCGCATTCATCGTTGGCTCGGGCAGCACACGAGGCCGGGAGAGTTCGTCTGAACGCCAGCGCTATGCGCTTGGCTACCTGGGATCATTCCGGGATCATTCGAGGCGGACCGGTCATTTGTAGTGCGTCCACATGCGCAGAACGTGTACTACCTGCTTTTGCTGGTCAATCCGATAAACCAGCCGATGCTGAATGTTTATGCGCCGGGAGTAAATGCCACTCAAATTGCCGACCAGCTTCTCGTAACGCGGTGGTGCTTGCAGTGGACCCGAACGCAGCACGTGCAGGAGAACCTCGGTCCTAGATTTCAGTCCTGCCCGCGCCAGCTTGTTGGCGTCCTTGACTGCCTGACGGCTCAGGACGACTTGCCACGCCATGCGCC encodes:
- a CDS encoding TonB-dependent receptor gives rise to the protein MLRQHRISRYAALALLASGSTFTFAQKPILLPEIAVTAARSERGVFDTPQATTVIGERAIAQANVSQTPDLLRYAHGVYVQRTNLGGGSPFIRGLTGKQVLILVDGVRLNNSFYRFGPHQYLNTIDSNIIKRIEVVRGPGSVLYGSDALGGVINIITKRRTAFSSSADLGGLIEGRYDSAVNGGGARAQFEGNRNDIGFIGGVSGKVFDDLEGGDGVGEQVPSGYDELDADLKLNWRADEHNEFIVAGQYTRQYDVPKTSEVTLGDLLKFNYEPQERELAYAEYRGNRFGPFDQIRVNLSYNRQQEGEEIIDGEAPLIETRELTDVETKGATVQLTNFLGQSHRLTYGVDYYRDDYDTGKIEIDRPTGVETAIQPGTPDGAFYTSIGAYAQDEFTLTDRADLIAGIRYSRFETEGELGAENLSLETDRFTGSLNALYSVTPSLHLVGGVAQGFRAPNIEDFFGRVDFFSEIPNTALKPEESINGEIGLKFFEGGTSADIYYFYSDYENLIDRVEVGTQPDGTPIVQRQNINEARIHGVEAGIAQGFSRHWWAAATVAWTDGEDNSTGEPLRRIPPLNGSLRVRFLPSSRLWFEAAALVAERQDELSDEDIEDPRIGPDGTPGYTVFNLSAGYSPTPHQQLLVTLENLSDKTYKTHGSGLFLPGRSVAITYRVGFE
- the nth gene encoding endonuclease III, with amino-acid sequence MNARKRHEIFTRLRAALPEPRGELVYGSPFELLVAVILSAQATDVSVNKATARLFPVAGTPRAILDLGEDGLKSYIKTIGLYNSKARNIIGACRMLLERHGGQVPRNREQLQALPGVGRKTASVILNNAFDEATIAVDTHVFRVANRTRIAKGRNVTEVEDRLMRLVPAEFRHNAHHWLILHGRYVCVARRPKCPRCVIADLCEYPDKTPEDASIAAIHDRRGGKLARS
- a CDS encoding Txe/YoeB family addiction module toxin; translation: MAWQVVLSRQAVKDANKLARAGLKSRTEVLLHVLRSGPLQAPPRYEKLVGNLSGIYSRRINIQHRLVYRIDQQKQVVHVLRMWTHYK